The following proteins come from a genomic window of Platichthys flesus chromosome 1, fPlaFle2.1, whole genome shotgun sequence:
- the mmp15b gene encoding matrix metalloproteinase-15, with protein sequence MSPPARARCPWLLWRWTLLALWLCALGALAAEEGAFNAESWLRMYGYLPQASRQMSTMRSAQILSNSISDMQRFYGLEVTGQMDPQTISAMKRPRCGVPDKFGGQIKTNVRRKRYALTGHKWNKNHLTYSIQNYTPKIGEYNSYEAIRRAFKVWQRVTPLTFDEIPYQEIKYGRRKEPDIMIFFASGFHGDSSPFDGEGGFLAHAYFPGPGMGGDTHFDSDEPWTIGNQNVQGNDLFLVAVHELGHALGLEHSNNPLAIMAPFYQWMETENFQLPEDDKRGIQQIYGHSDIGPTQALPTVTPRRPEPRPPQTPPRHPDRPRTTERPDHYGPNICEGNFDTVAMLRGEMFVFKGLWFWRVRRNRVLDNYPMPISHFWRGLPGDIDAAYERHDGRFVFFKGNRFWLFREANLEHGYPMELTDYGHDIPYDRIDTAIWWEPSGFTYFFQGDWYWRFNEQSRSADRGYPKPISVWGSSVPSAPKGAFLSDDGAYTFFYKGSKYWKFDNHRMKSEPGYPKSILRDFMGCSVDLDPERDTDTDLGRKVPDVNRPPFNPDAGREGDKGKDRDGTDQGGTDKDTGKGSDSDKDEDYREGREEGTNEVDVVLKVDDSEERTMNILMVTIPLVLVLCILGLVYAIINTLQSKGAPRLLVHCKRSLQDWV encoded by the exons TCATGGCTGAGGATGTATGGTTACCTGCCCCAGGCCAGCAGACAGATGTCGACCATGCGATCAGCTCAGATCCTGTCCAACTCCATCAGCGATATGCAGCGGTTCTATGGCCTGGAGGTCACCGGACAGATGGACCCTCAAACCATCAG TGCCATGAAGAGACCCCGCTGTGGTGTGCCTGACAAGTTTGGAGGCCAGATCAAAACCAATGTGAGGCGGAAGCGCTACGCCCTCACAGGACATAAATGGAACAAGAACCACCTCACATACAG CATCCAGAACTACACTCCCAAGATCGGAGAGTATAATTCATACGAAGCCATCCGGCGGGCCTTTAAAGTTTGGCAGAGGGTCACTCCATTGACCTTCGACGAAATCCCTTACCAGGAGATCAAATATGGACGACGCAAGGAGCCCGACATCATGATCTTCTTTGCTTCAGGTTTTCATGGAGACAGCTCTCCTTTTGATGGAGAGGGAGGATTCCTAGCCCACGCCTACTTCCCTGGTCCTGGAATGGGCGGGGACACGCACTTTGATTCCGATGAGCCGTGGACCATAGGAAACCAGAACGTACAAG GTAATGACCTCTTCCTGGTCGCAGTCCACGAGCTGGGTCATGCCCTGGGTTTGGAGCACTCCAACAACCCACTGGCCATCATGGCTCCCTTCTACCAATGGATGGAGACTGAGAACTTCCAGCTGCCTGAAGACGACAAGAGGGGCATACAGCAGATCTACG GTCACTCCGACATTGGGCCCACCCAGGCCCTGCCCACAGTGACGCCACGCCGCCCAGAACCTCGGCCACCTCAAACACCACCTCGACATCCTGACCGTCCCAGAACCACTGAAAGACCAGATCACTATGGACCCAATATCTGTGAGGGGAACTTTGACACAGTCGCCATGCTCCGAGgagagatgtttgttttcaag GGCCTCTGGTTCTGGCGGGTGCGTCGGAACAGGGTACTGGATAATTACCCCATGCCCATCAGTCACTTCTGGCGGGGTCTGCCTGGAGATATCGATGCGGCCTATGAAAGACATGACGGCAGGTTCGTCTTCTTTAAAG gaAACAGATTCTGGCTTTTCAGGGAGGCTAACCTGGAACACGGCTATCCAATGGAGCTGACTGATTATGGTCATGATATTCCCTACGACCGAATAGACACAGCCATCTGGTGGGAGCCGTCCGGCTTCACTTACTTCTTTCAAGGAGACTG GTACTGGCGTTTCAATGAGCAGTCGCGCTCAGCTGACAGAGGCTACCCGAAACCAATCAGCGTCTGGGGATCGTCAGTGCCCTCTGCTCCCAAGGGGGCTTTCCTCAGCGATGACGGAG CCTACACTTTCTTCTACAAGGGTTCCAAGTACTGGAAGTTTGACAACCACCGCATGAAGAGCGAACCAGGCTACCCCAAGTCCATACTAAGAGACTTCATGGGCTGCAGTGTAGACCTGGACCCGGAGAGAGACACGGACACAGACTTAGGGCGTAAAGTCCCAGATGTGAATCGTCCGCCGTTCAACCCAGACGCAGGACGTGAAGGTGACAAGGGCAAAGATCGGGACGGAACGGATCAAGGTGGTACAGACAAAGACACGGGCAAAGGATCAGACAGTGACAAAGACGAGGACTACCGCGAGGGTCGGGAGGAGGGCACCAACGAGGTTGACGTGGTGCTGAAGGTGGACGACAGCGAGGAGCGGACCATGAACATCCTGATGGTCACCATCCCACTGGTCCTGGTGCTGTGCATCCTGGGACTGGTCTACGCCATCATCAACACGCTGCAGAGCAAAGGGGCGCCGCGGCTTCTGGTGCACTGTAAGCGCTCACTGCAGGACTGGGTGTGA